In a single window of the Acidobacteriaceae bacterium genome:
- the yajC gene encoding preprotein translocase subunit YajC, protein MLAAAGGFGSFGGFPLLILMFVAMYFLLIAPNQRKQKQWQQMLSNLKPGDKVTTNGGIRGTIVSVKDDVLVVKCAPDNVKLEMVKSAIAAVTTDETPKA, encoded by the coding sequence ATGTTGGCTGCAGCGGGAGGGTTCGGCTCGTTCGGCGGCTTTCCCCTGCTTATTTTGATGTTTGTGGCGATGTATTTTCTGCTGATTGCGCCGAATCAGCGCAAGCAGAAGCAGTGGCAGCAGATGCTTTCGAACCTGAAGCCGGGCGATAAGGTAACGACGAACGGCGGGATCCGCGGAACGATCGTCAGCGTGAAGGATGACGTGCTGGTTGTGAAGTGCGCGCCGGACAACGTGAAGCTGGAGATGGTGAAGAGCGCAATTGCGGCGGTCACGACGGACGAGACGCCGAAGGCGTAG